A part of Desulfonispora thiosulfatigenes DSM 11270 genomic DNA contains:
- the ltaE gene encoding low-specificity L-threonine aldolase, which translates to MKIVDLRSDTVTKPSLEMRQTIMEAEVGDDVYGEDPTINKLEEMSAELMGKEAALFVPTGTMANQIAVLVHTERGEEIILEERSHIYNYEVGGIALLAGVLPTLIAGEKAKIMPEQLKRAIKAPDIHAPKQTLLCLENTHNMAGGLVSTANEISELAQIATENGLKVHLDGARIFNAAAYLNTSPQEIVKDVDSMMFCLSKGLGAPVGSMLVGSREFITGAKRYRKMLGGGMRQAGILAAAGIYALENNRKRLAEDHNNAKILAEGINKLNGLKIDLETLHTNIVMIDITKPELGADELVTELEKNGVLTGSITDKRIRLVTHLDITTEDINYTLEVFNNIMN; encoded by the coding sequence ATGAAAATTGTTGATTTAAGAAGCGATACAGTAACGAAACCATCACTAGAAATGCGCCAGACAATTATGGAAGCAGAAGTAGGCGATGATGTCTATGGAGAAGACCCAACAATTAATAAATTAGAAGAAATGTCAGCTGAGCTTATGGGAAAAGAAGCAGCATTATTTGTACCTACAGGAACCATGGCAAATCAAATAGCAGTACTGGTGCACACTGAGAGAGGAGAAGAAATTATCCTCGAAGAAAGATCTCATATCTACAATTATGAAGTGGGTGGTATTGCTCTTTTAGCGGGAGTGCTACCTACACTTATTGCTGGAGAAAAGGCAAAAATTATGCCAGAACAATTAAAAAGAGCTATTAAAGCACCTGATATTCATGCCCCTAAGCAAACTTTACTGTGCTTAGAAAATACACATAATATGGCTGGTGGATTAGTTTCTACGGCAAATGAAATTTCAGAACTAGCTCAAATCGCTACGGAAAATGGTCTTAAAGTTCATTTAGATGGAGCTAGAATTTTTAATGCTGCAGCATATTTAAACACTTCGCCACAGGAAATCGTTAAAGATGTCGATTCTATGATGTTTTGTCTTTCTAAAGGACTCGGAGCACCGGTAGGAAGTATGTTAGTAGGTAGTAGGGAATTTATAACTGGTGCTAAAAGATACCGGAAAATGTTAGGTGGAGGAATGAGGCAAGCAGGAATTTTAGCAGCTGCTGGAATTTATGCCTTAGAAAATAATCGTAAAAGATTAGCTGAAGACCATAATAATGCTAAAATATTAGCAGAAGGTATAAATAAATTAAACGGATTAAAGATAGATTTAGAAACACTTCATACTAATATAGTAATGATAGATATCACTAAGCCTGAACTAGGGGCAGACGAATTAGTAACGGAATTAGAGAAAAATGGAGTATTAACAGGAAGTATTACTGATAAAAGAATTAGACTTGTGACCCATTTAGATATCACTACAGAAGATATCAATTATACCCTAGAAGTATTTAATAATATCATGAATTGA
- a CDS encoding (Fe-S)-binding protein produces the protein MNKDELLEMVMKCNRCGFCQEVCPTYKTSGNEFQLARGRNKLIRMTLEGVLNLKEEPELEKYINECLLCGACVEKCPAGVNTTELIAQMRNETTKIKGLSLAKRVLLKNVFSDNKKTDRVIKLMRFYQTSGTQSVLTLSDRFKNLDSKLPDIPKENVRSRLKKLLYRSLDPKEKVGYFLGCSVNNFFPNVAISTIKVLQENGYEVLVPETKCCGAPHFSAGNQDEYIKLAQENVEILSCLDTEVIIIDCQTCGSMLRDYKELFKDDETYKIMANKIYDKIIDISTFLLKYGYKKEMGKVTRRVTYHDPCHGVRYLKVKNAPRKILENIPGIEFVEMDEADTCCGGAGSYGIFNPVISKNIINRKIDNFQKTGASIIATSCPACTMQLQSGLKLNEIPGEVKHPIELLALAYDNR, from the coding sequence ATGAATAAAGATGAATTATTAGAAATGGTGATGAAATGTAATCGTTGTGGCTTTTGCCAAGAAGTATGCCCTACCTATAAAACATCAGGAAATGAATTTCAACTAGCTCGTGGCCGAAACAAATTAATTCGTATGACTTTAGAAGGTGTACTTAATCTTAAAGAAGAACCAGAATTAGAAAAGTATATAAATGAATGCTTATTATGTGGTGCTTGCGTAGAAAAATGCCCGGCAGGAGTAAATACTACTGAATTAATTGCTCAAATGAGAAATGAAACTACCAAAATAAAAGGGCTATCCCTAGCTAAAAGGGTATTACTAAAAAATGTATTTTCAGATAATAAGAAAACAGATAGAGTTATTAAATTAATGCGTTTTTATCAAACTAGTGGCACTCAAAGCGTTTTAACTTTAAGCGATAGATTTAAAAATCTTGATAGCAAACTCCCCGATATACCTAAAGAAAATGTGCGTTCAAGATTAAAAAAACTATTATATAGATCACTTGACCCTAAAGAAAAAGTTGGGTATTTTTTAGGATGCTCGGTAAATAATTTCTTTCCTAATGTTGCTATCTCAACAATCAAAGTATTACAAGAAAATGGTTATGAGGTATTAGTACCAGAGACAAAGTGTTGTGGTGCCCCTCATTTTAGTGCTGGAAACCAAGATGAATATATAAAATTAGCACAGGAAAATGTAGAAATACTTAGCTGTTTAGATACAGAAGTCATTATCATAGATTGTCAAACCTGTGGATCAATGCTTAGAGATTATAAAGAATTATTTAAAGATGATGAAACTTATAAAATAATGGCTAATAAAATTTATGACAAAATTATTGATATCAGCACTTTCTTATTAAAATATGGGTATAAAAAGGAAATGGGAAAGGTAACTAGAAGGGTGACCTATCATGACCCATGCCATGGCGTTAGATATTTAAAAGTGAAAAACGCACCTCGTAAAATATTAGAAAATATTCCTGGAATAGAATTTGTAGAAATGGATGAAGCTGATACTTGTTGTGGAGGAGCAGGATCTTATGGAATTTTCAATCCGGTAATCTCAAAAAACATTATTAATCGAAAAATAGATAATTTTCAAAAGACAGGAGCATCTATTATAGCTACATCTTGCCCAGCATGTACTATGCAATTACAATCAGGCTTAAAGTTAAATGAAATCCCTGGAGAAGTAAAACATCCCATAGAGTTATTAGCTTTAGCTTACGATAATAGATAA
- a CDS encoding FAD-binding oxidoreductase, with amino-acid sequence MENNQLYEILTKAIDEKHIYSELTDSYKALGSEYKPEYIVYAQNTEEIAKLVKLANEHEFAIYPIGSGSMFAKGVDRLQKGIILSTKDLNKVMEYRPHNLSIEVEAGMTTKDLQEYLEKDNLFYPMDTDENSTIGGQIASNRYGENRYIYKSARFYVLGLEFVSPEGEIVQVGGRTVKNVTGYDISQLLAGSWGNFGIITKATLKIKPRPEKNLTLTFNSYDLTEIKKIVIALFREKISLATINIYNKEQRYYLTVKLEGFSETIRHQAELLRRKYELYKITGNIIDASSYKGMIALSLENIIEGIEVLENLATKYQKYLSFKGNLTNGIIEFEISKSPERYLQNLATILKSLEGTLIYDDKVLVKPSRGTGYGMLLQRIKDKVDPNSVLIPQSKALRGNLL; translated from the coding sequence GTGGAAAACAACCAGCTCTATGAAATACTTACTAAAGCCATCGATGAAAAACATATATATTCTGAATTAACAGATTCATATAAAGCATTAGGCTCAGAATATAAACCAGAGTATATTGTGTATGCTCAAAATACTGAAGAAATTGCAAAGTTAGTAAAACTTGCCAATGAGCATGAATTTGCTATTTATCCAATTGGTAGTGGCTCTATGTTTGCAAAAGGTGTAGATAGGCTTCAAAAGGGAATAATTCTCTCTACGAAAGATTTAAACAAGGTAATGGAATATCGTCCTCATAACTTAAGTATAGAGGTCGAAGCGGGGATGACAACGAAAGATTTACAAGAATATTTAGAAAAGGATAACCTTTTTTATCCAATGGATACTGATGAAAACTCTACCATTGGAGGGCAAATAGCATCAAATAGATATGGTGAAAATAGATATATCTATAAAAGTGCTAGATTTTATGTACTAGGGCTTGAATTTGTTTCACCAGAAGGTGAAATTGTGCAGGTTGGAGGAAGAACAGTCAAAAATGTAACAGGATATGATATTAGCCAATTACTAGCAGGCTCATGGGGCAATTTTGGCATAATAACTAAAGCTACTTTAAAAATAAAACCTAGACCAGAAAAAAATTTAACTCTTACTTTTAATAGTTACGATCTTACAGAAATTAAGAAAATAGTAATTGCTCTCTTTCGAGAAAAAATAAGTTTAGCTACTATTAACATTTACAATAAAGAACAAAGATATTATCTAACGGTTAAGTTAGAAGGATTTTCTGAAACAATCAGGCATCAGGCAGAACTACTGCGCAGGAAATATGAGCTATATAAAATTACAGGAAACATAATTGATGCAAGTAGTTATAAAGGAATGATTGCATTATCTTTAGAAAACATCATAGAAGGAATTGAAGTATTAGAAAATTTAGCTACTAAATATCAAAAATATTTAAGTTTTAAAGGAAATTTAACAAATGGAATTATAGAGTTTGAGATAAGTAAAAGTCCAGAACGGTATTTGCAAAATTTAGCCACAATACTTAAATCTTTAGAAGGAACCTTAATATATGATGATAAAGTATTGGTTAAGCCAAGTAGGGGAACGGGTTATGGGATGCTACTACAAAGAATTAAAGATAAAGTAGATCCAAATTCAGTTTTAATACCACAAAGTAAAGCTTTAAGGGGTAACTTGCTATGA
- a CDS encoding FAD-binding oxidoreductase produces MLDKKLKTILTKIVGLENIITNKLALETYSYDASPYQGEPMVVLFPSTTEMVAEIVKVADKYDIPIMPRGAGTSVSGGAVPPKRSIVLSFTRMNRILDINSIDRTALVEVGLTNKQLQLATKKYDLMFAPDPASQNISTIGGNIAENAGGIKGVKYGSTRDHVLGLEVVLPTGEIIKTGNLSSEILPEVDLTYVFCGSEGTFGIVTKACLSLSRLNPSVETMTSTFNSIEDAGNCVAQIIASGVIPTTMEIMDNTVIRAVEEHAKLGLPKKAAAFLLVEVDGFPTETNFQVTSIMRAFKANLGYDYKLAKDEKEREELWTARRSVNGALGKLKPANISHDIVVPRDRIATMLKKIAQIGDEYQIIIGQVAHAGDGNLHPSLYYDHRIPEEVLKVEKACDKIIKETFYQGGSLSGEHGIGLEKKKYMVDAYSKTSLKYMKKIKDAFDPKGLLNADKVLPDDI; encoded by the coding sequence ATGCTGGATAAAAAACTAAAAACAATACTTACAAAAATTGTAGGTCTTGAAAATATAATTACTAATAAATTAGCCCTTGAAACATATTCATATGATGCTTCTCCGTATCAAGGAGAGCCTATGGTGGTTTTATTTCCATCAACTACTGAAATGGTAGCAGAAATAGTTAAAGTAGCAGATAAATATGATATTCCTATTATGCCAAGAGGGGCAGGGACTTCAGTAAGTGGAGGGGCGGTACCTCCAAAGAGGAGTATCGTTTTGTCTTTTACTAGAATGAACAGAATATTAGATATAAACTCAATAGATAGAACTGCTTTAGTAGAAGTAGGTTTAACAAATAAACAATTGCAATTAGCAACTAAAAAGTATGATTTAATGTTTGCACCGGATCCAGCTAGTCAAAATATTTCTACAATAGGAGGAAATATAGCTGAAAATGCGGGAGGAATTAAAGGCGTTAAATATGGCTCAACGAGAGACCATGTTTTGGGATTAGAAGTCGTTTTACCAACAGGCGAAATAATTAAAACAGGGAATTTAAGTTCGGAAATATTGCCTGAAGTAGATTTAACTTATGTATTTTGTGGCTCCGAAGGAACCTTTGGAATCGTAACAAAAGCGTGTTTGTCCCTAAGTCGTTTAAATCCATCTGTGGAAACTATGACATCGACTTTTAATAGTATAGAAGATGCTGGTAATTGTGTTGCGCAAATAATAGCAAGTGGAGTAATCCCAACTACGATGGAGATCATGGACAATACTGTAATTAGGGCAGTAGAAGAACATGCTAAACTAGGTTTACCCAAAAAGGCAGCAGCTTTTTTATTAGTGGAAGTAGATGGTTTTCCTACAGAAACTAATTTTCAAGTGACGAGCATTATGCGTGCTTTTAAAGCAAATTTAGGCTATGACTATAAATTAGCTAAAGACGAGAAAGAAAGAGAAGAACTGTGGACAGCTAGGAGATCAGTTAATGGAGCGTTAGGTAAATTAAAACCTGCAAATATAAGTCACGATATAGTTGTACCAAGAGATAGAATAGCTACAATGCTTAAAAAAATAGCTCAAATAGGAGATGAATATCAAATCATTATTGGGCAAGTTGCTCATGCAGGTGATGGTAATTTACACCCATCACTTTATTATGATCATCGAATTCCTGAAGAAGTGTTAAAAGTAGAAAAAGCTTGTGATAAAATTATAAAAGAAACGTTTTATCAAGGTGGAAGTTTATCAGGGGAACATGGAATTGGCTTGGAGAAAAAGAAATATATGGTAGATGCATATTCAAAAACTAGTTTAAAATATATGAAAAAAATAAAAGATGCCTTTGATCCTAAAGGGTTATTAAACGCTGACAAAGTATTACCAGATGACATCTAA
- a CDS encoding SdpI family protein: MNKFIKNEWFSIMLLIIPFIIGIILYPSLPDQMPTHWNFKGEVDQYSSRNFGTFFFPALNVFMYLTLLLAPKLDPKKENYEKFATSYKFIRVTLLVFLVFMYILTLYASLGYKVDMGLWISVGVSLLFIGLGNVLGRVRHNYFVGIRLPWTLANEKVWKKTHYVGSKAMVAGGVFSLLGVILTTDVYRFIFLMVGIFVPLIFVSIYSYVYYKKLKNN, from the coding sequence GTGAATAAATTTATCAAAAATGAATGGTTTTCAATTATGCTTTTAATTATTCCTTTTATCATTGGGATAATCCTATACCCATCTTTACCTGATCAAATGCCAACACATTGGAATTTTAAAGGAGAAGTGGATCAGTATAGCTCGAGAAATTTTGGGACATTTTTCTTTCCTGCTTTAAATGTTTTTATGTATTTAACCTTGCTTTTGGCTCCAAAGTTAGATCCTAAAAAAGAAAATTATGAAAAATTTGCTACGTCTTATAAGTTTATCAGAGTTACTTTATTAGTTTTTTTAGTTTTTATGTATATTCTGACCCTGTACGCTTCTTTAGGATATAAAGTAGACATGGGTTTATGGATTTCAGTGGGTGTTTCTTTGTTATTTATTGGTTTAGGAAATGTTTTAGGGCGAGTAAGACATAATTATTTCGTAGGAATTAGATTACCCTGGACACTTGCTAATGAAAAGGTCTGGAAAAAAACACATTATGTAGGCTCAAAGGCTATGGTAGCTGGCGGAGTATTTAGTTTGCTAGGAGTCATCCTAACAACTGATGTATATCGATTTATTTTTTTAATGGTAGGTATATTTGTGCCTTTAATATTTGTTAGTATATATTCATATGTATATTATAAAAAATTAAAAAACAATTAA
- a CDS encoding autorepressor SdpR family transcription factor, whose translation MADESKIFKALSDANRRKILRILRENDLTAGEIAQEFNISKPSISHHLNILKQADLILDDRKGQNIIYSLNTTVFQELLTFFFDILNKGDEQ comes from the coding sequence TTGGCTGATGAAAGCAAAATATTTAAAGCACTATCGGATGCAAATCGTAGGAAGATATTACGAATATTAAGAGAAAATGATTTAACTGCTGGTGAAATAGCACAGGAGTTTAATATCTCTAAGCCTAGCATTAGTCATCATTTAAATATTCTTAAACAAGCTGATTTAATCTTAGATGATAGAAAAGGGCAGAATATTATCTATTCTCTTAACACGACTGTTTTTCAGGAATTATTAACTTTCTTTTTTGATATTCTTAATAAGGGGGATGAACAGTGA